The following are encoded in a window of Chryseobacterium sp. genomic DNA:
- a CDS encoding class I SAM-dependent methyltransferase, producing the protein MDNYLNINRDAWNAKVEHHLKSDFYFVDEFLAGRTSLNSIELEILGEVKEKEILHLQCHFGQDSISLSRMGAHVTGADLSDKAIEAARDLSIKAGVNTEFITSDLYELPDVLSGKFDIVYTSYGTIGWLPDLDKWAGVICHFLKPGGKLIFVEFHPIIWMFDENFTHIKYSYFNEETIEEEEQGTYADQSADLHQKSVTWNHPTSEVLTALLSNGLQITSFQEYDWTPYPCFRHNEEFEPGKYRIPQFGHKVPHVFSLTAIKKLPSK; encoded by the coding sequence ATGGATAATTATCTCAATATCAACCGGGACGCCTGGAATGCTAAGGTGGAGCATCATCTAAAATCAGACTTTTATTTTGTTGATGAATTCCTGGCAGGTCGGACCTCGCTCAATTCAATAGAGCTTGAAATTTTAGGAGAGGTGAAAGAAAAGGAGATTCTTCATCTACAATGCCATTTCGGGCAGGACTCTATCTCACTTTCCCGCATGGGTGCGCATGTTACAGGAGCCGATCTTTCGGACAAGGCAATTGAAGCTGCACGCGACCTCTCAATAAAAGCAGGAGTCAACACGGAATTTATAACTTCAGATTTATATGAGCTACCAGATGTACTGAGCGGGAAATTTGATATCGTATATACCAGCTACGGAACTATTGGTTGGTTACCTGATCTTGACAAATGGGCAGGCGTTATTTGCCATTTCCTTAAACCAGGCGGTAAACTGATCTTTGTAGAGTTCCATCCTATTATCTGGATGTTTGATGAAAATTTCACGCACATCAAATACAGTTATTTTAATGAGGAAACAATTGAGGAAGAGGAGCAGGGAACCTACGCGGATCAGTCAGCAGACCTTCATCAGAAATCCGTTACGTGGAATCATCCCACCTCAGAAGTTTTAACTGCGCTTCTTTCCAATGGACTTCAAATTACTTCCTTTCAGGAATATGACTGGACACCCTATCCCTGCTTCAGACACAATGAAGAATTTGAGCCCGGCAAATACAGAATTCCGCAGTTTGGGCACAAAGTTCCCCATGTTTTTTCACTGACAGCCATAAAAAAACTGCCTTCAAAATGA
- a CDS encoding YtxH domain-containing protein yields MSTRRNGLLALLGLGALAFWKYKNSTPEEQQAVKDKFNTAKDNLGKLGNDLKSKASDMASQVQSKAGEFANKAENKAEEVRSDVNSSNL; encoded by the coding sequence ATGAGCACTAGAAGAAATGGATTATTGGCATTGCTGGGCCTTGGGGCACTCGCTTTCTGGAAATACAAAAACTCTACACCGGAAGAGCAGCAGGCGGTTAAGGATAAATTTAACACAGCTAAGGACAACTTAGGAAAGTTGGGGAATGATTTGAAGAGCAAAGCTTCCGACATGGCATCTCAGGTACAGAGCAAAGCCGGTGAATTTGCCAACAAAGCCGAAAATAAAGCCGAAGAAGTAAGGTCTGATGTAAACAGCAGCAATCTTTAA